CGTGTGAAGCAGACGACTGGAGACTCGGGCTTTGGCACGGGACATTTATTGCTGCTGAAAGCTGTTCAGTGTTTTagagaggagaaacacagcATTGGTCATATGCCCTCAACACACGCTGCTCTTGGCCAGATCCAACAtcgtctcagaaataatttaatttctcaataaaataaaatcccaaCATATGAAACAATAAATGCAAAAATACAACATAAGAATATAAAAATACTTCTGTAATATATAGCCTATAAAACTGCTCTCAGAtgtctcacactcacactttaACTGCAACCTCACAGCATTACAAAATACccattttaaaatcacaataaatgTCCCGTGCCAAAGCCCGAGTCTCCAGTCGTCTGCTTCACACGTTAGACACAACGCAGGTAACCGATACTGAGGCCAGGCCGGTTTCATgtgcacagaaaaaaacagtgtttggtgttttaagctcccaaagtcgtcttccaggcagcgctgcctacAAAATGGTTATGGAAATACTGCAAAGACGTAGTTGGATTTGGCAGTATTAGAGCTTAAAGGCTGTTGATTGCTGTctgacacagaaacagaaaaacatcATGTTGTTTTCTGCTTCAGAGATGACAGGTGATTTCTTTCTCACCTGTCTGGCTTTTATTCAAGGTCAACTAGAAGTGGAGGCATAAAACAGCAcattcatttatattattttttttttaaataggtttattgccaagtaggtttttaaactttaaacatattaagaggaaataaaattaaagcaaatTACTGCAACAGTCAAGAACATGAATATTAGGATAGAATTATTAcaataaaaacatctaaaatataatatagcaaatactttaacaaaaatgtcaaatataattgtttaaaaaaaagctggaCAGTTTTGTGCAGGATGTGCAAAAATATGTTTGCCAATGGAGTCTCttggttaattttttttattttttctgtaaTGTTTCTAATTTATTGGACCAagcttttcttttcacttttttatattGTAGCTTGCCAAAAATAAGTGACCCAGTAGAGAACCATAAACAGATGTTAGATGTGTGAAGACCTTGGTCCACATTTCTAAATGAGGTGCACAGATGACACAAGCACAGGGGATGTGCTACGATGGTGCAGAAGTGGGCAAACACGAAAATGTCAGCATGATAAGAAAGTCGAAAGACTTTGAGGACACAGATAAGGtcaacagaaagagggaagagcggaggaggtggggggtggggaggaTGGGCCGAGCACAGCAGGGGCTGGTGGGATATAAATATGAGCCAGGGTGTGTCCAGGTATCTTCTGATCATTCACTTGACACCATGACACTGCTGGCTCTGCTGCTGATGATCGGAGCTGCTGGTaaagacacagaaatacacacacacacacacacacacacacacacgcacacgcacacgcacacacacacacacacacacagccatacgTGTGCACTGTAATGTCCGTGATTTCAAAAATATGATGGAAAGTTGTGGTTAAAGATAATTTGAAACACAAATgtatctctttgtgtgtgtgtgtgtgtgtgtgtgtgtgtgtgtgtgtgtgtgtgtgtgtgtgtgtgtgtgtgtgtgtgtgtgtgtgtgtgtgtgacagcggCAGTTCCCCGGGAAGATGGCAGGATCATTGGTGGGCAGGAGTGTGAGCCTCACTCTCGTCCATTCATGGCCTCCCTCAACTATGGTTACCACTTCTGTGGTGGGGTGCTCATCAACAATCAGTGGGTGCTCTCCGTTGCCCACTGTTGGTACAAGTAAGTATGCGTTGATGGAGAAAAGATTactttcatatactgtattataCGCATTATTATCTCATGTTGCATGTTAACGTTTGCTTGATTTTTATGGATTTTtcccttttaaaataaaaataaatccaaaaatctCTAAAGGGGAAGGACTGATGGTTTTCAATTTAGAAGCATATGTGGAATGCTAAGAAACAAACGACTGAAagctttttctgtatttttgagatatatatatatatataatgtgtgtgtgtgtgtgtgtatcacctCCTCTCTCAGTCCCTATGCCATGCAGATCATGCTGGGAGAACATGATGTGCGAGTGTTTGAAGGTACAGAGCAGCTCATGAAAACCAAAAACATCATCTGGCACCCGAGGTGAGCAAACAAATTAGAAATCCCATCTGAGAATCTTCTTCCCTTTGCATGATTTCATTCTGATTTCATTCTCAtctgattcattcattcagtgcAGAGCAACAGGTCTAAAGCGTATTTTATATTCATCTGTGTGCAGTTATGACTATCAGACTCTGGATTTTGACATCATGCTGATCAAGCTCTACCACCCAGTGGAGGTGACCGAGGCAGTCGCACCCATCCCCTTACCCACAGCGTGCCCCATGGCGGGGCTTCCCTGCTCTGTGTCTGGCTGGGGTTACACTGCCGTGAATGGCGAGCGTGGGTTGATTATAATGTGTATTACAtcatgcagtttaaaaacatGCCTAATGCCATTATGTGTAGAATTTGTAGTGTAGAATGTGATTTTAGTCTCTTTTATGTTGCTCTGATAgcaaaaattatttttcaaacCCTTCATTTCCAAGTCCCCAGGTCAGCTGGGCAGCGAGGTGGAGGTGCAACAGTGTCTTTTATCTAGGCTTTCACTGGGGGGTGTCAAAGTTGCAAATTTTCAAATTACACATAAAAAGCACATAGCAGCTTTAAAGGATAAGTCTGGTAAATTTCTATATTTTCTGTAATCGACAACCAGCCCCATGAAAAGCTCAAAACCAGCAGTGAATTGATCCTGAAAACAAAAGTATTGCCTGTATAGCCAAAGTCTGATTTAGCTTTTTTCCTCTGTGTCATCGACCTCCATTGTTGGCCAAAAACCGAGACATCACTGAGCCATGCTCCTTCATTACAATAAACATGGGCACTTACTAGTTTACCCTGTAGCTCAACCCCAAATATCCTGCTCCCATAAATACCCACTAGGGCACCAAATGTGTATACAtttgcagctgaaaatagtccccaataAACTGATCAACTAATTTTAGATTCAGTAGGAACAAATGGGCTTGCGACTGAGAGCCACAGATAAGTTGTGGAAGTGGGAAAGGATTGAGAaacatacactttttttttcatttgttgacAGAAACTAAAATATAGAATACCGCCAGCCTTTTCCTATACAATATTTTTTCTAATTACTTAAGATGTCTCAGAGCTTTCTATGACTCTCTCTGTTCTGTTTGTTACAGTGAACTTGCCCGTCCGTCTGCAGTGTTTGGACGTGCCCATACTGGACCACCAGGACTGTGAGAATGCCTATCCTGGCATGATCTCATCCAGGATGGTGTGTGCTGGATACATGGATGGAGGCAGAGATGCATGCAATGTGAGTTTTACAGTAAATGCTATCATAGACTAACAGGACTCACAGTTCTATGTGCAGAAAAATCAATTGCATGCTTCCACTCTGTGTTTGTCAGGGTGACTCCGGCAGCCCTCTGGTTTGTGCTGGGGAGGTCCAGGGCCTGGTGTCATGGGGTCAGGGATGTGCACTGCCTAACTACCCCGGAGTCTACGTCAAATTGTGTGAGTTCCTCTCCTGGATTGAAGATACCATGGCAGCCAACCCCTGAAGAAATTTAAGTTTCTTCACTTCTCCCAATGTTTCCCCTCAATCCTATTTTCTTTTACAGCCCTGACTTTTCTTTCTATCTCTGGTGCCTTGTCTCTTGCTTTGAAGTTTCCTCCCTTCATATATCCACactaaataaaaacacttgGTAGATATTCCGCTTTCATTTGTCTGTTCATGATGGGgaaaaaactcaccaaattaaACTACTTAGAAGCTCAAGTATGTGTCAGTTAcaggttttattatttatttattaatccgacctgtgacaatttcctgcatgtcttccctctccctttctcaccttgctgtcctatcaaaataaaggtggaaaaagcccaaaaaataatctttaaaaaaaaaagaaggtatgTGTCAGTTACAGTTTACTTGTTTAAGTTATACAGAGTCCTTTATTTACTCACATAACATTTTTATAAGAAGAAACTTATGGTATGGGTTAAATGATGAGGTAGCATATTTctatttttccatttatttacTCTAGATATGTGATTGCCCCTCTTAATTTGATCATATAATTACAGGATCAAGCCTTTTATTAATTTCTATTAATAATTAATGGAGGCTCAGAAAACACTTTAATTATAAAGATCAGTGCTGAGCCTACTGTGGAGATGATGGCAGTGTGATTATTGAACAGTAGGAGGCCTCAGTGAGCAATTTTACTGTCAGTCCCACCCACTCATCACAACTTCAGCAGTGCAGCTGACACATGGTCATTTACAGATTAACATGACACCAGAAACTACTTAAACAGTCACCAAGGACTGCTTTCTTGAATATTTTAGTCGTTGAGTATTTCTTGCTTTAGTAAAAGAGTCTTGGTTTTGCAGATGTTGCTTTTCTGTCAGGATGACATTCTTCTCGCCATCTCTCCCAGGTCACATTTGTCTTCTCTGGGCCCCGCTCtccattcctccctctctttatGTCTTCGTCTCTGTTTGACTGGGCTGGAGGGTTCGAGCCATGCTGCTccacctacacacaaacacaaaaatagtcATACTAAAATGTCTGGCACTGCTGTGAAATACTGatgtttcaatttcaaatgagACATATGAACTTtttagatgaatggatgaattcTAGGATGATACTAGTATTAGATAATGGGTTACCAATGAAGTCATTTTTACTGGAGTTAAGCAACCTTAAGACTGAATGCTCAGATAAGTGGTTCTTAAACTGTAGAGTGAGCCATTGCAGGTTGGgcatgactagggttgggtaccgaaacccggttccactatggaactgGTTCCAACACAACTGGTAGGAATTGGACCGGATTAgtacgcaaatttcggttcctaattttggttccacttaatgtgtcgactgaaatattttccctctgtcgctccgaaacggacgtaaaaatatcacactttctctgtagtctactgttagctagctaccgtaaatgtaggctacttttaaaatgccatattttccctctgggttcaccaaaacggacgtaaaagcatattaaccattcactgcacgcgattgctagtaaacatattaaacctttgatgtcatttttcagtttttcaagaatcggtttaggaattggaatcgttttaaaagtactagttcggcatcggaattgtaaaaatctaaacgatacccaaccctagtcatgaCCCGAAGGTAAAACACTGGAAGTGAAACTAAAGTTAATCAGACTTTTTTCAGAGCAAACACTTCAACCTGTCAAACAAAAGTGTCACtaattgcattattatttgcTGCATTGCTGGAACTTGCTAGAACTAAACAATCGTTCATGTTATTAGTTCCACTTGTGCTTTTCTGCAATGACatatcaaaatgtctgctgtgaaaggATCTTTGAATATGCTTTATTTGGAGACAATAAAATAACAAGATGCTAGCCAGGCTAACAGGATTCAGGCTCCCTTTGTTACTAATGTTCCCAGTATGCTATCAATGTCTGTGTCTGGAGAGGCTTgccatttgttttattgttttctaaGGGAGGCACAGCAACTGTCTGAGAACCACTGGCTTTTAaccttttacattttaatttaattttaatttcatcACTGTAGGTGTGCACGGTTTAGGATACAAGGTTATAAAATGCCATAACTTACTGTCGCCACCTTTCTGAGAGGAAGATGAAAACGTTGCTTCTGTGAGGAATTCAGCACTGCTTAAAACAGAACAATGTGAAATGGAAATATAGGTGAATAACTGAATCAACTTTACACTATATGTCTGTGGCATGATATTCTATACTGATAAATATTAGAGATTCTAATCAAATTATGAATTTAAATGATCAAACTAAACAAGAAAATATTTTCAATAATTGTAATAATCATATATCTGTCTAGCTGTGAAAATAATTAACTGAATGTctgatttgtttgtttgcattattctttttattacaAGGTTTTTATTGTATagacaaacaaataaatggAGACGTGCATAAACAAATGTTCAATGCAAGATCAAACCAACAAAGACataaaacaaccacaaaacaaAGTGCACAATCAGTGCAATCTGCTTGCTGAGTCTTTGCACAGTTGATCTGGGTATATAAAGTCATCTAGTGTGTTCCCAGCATTATGTTGGACACTTGTTAAAGGTTACAGTAACTTGGTGGAAACATCTTCTCTTAGTTCCCTTACAGAAAACTGAAACAGATTTTACCAGGAGACTATAAAAAGCTACAATATCAAGATGTAGAGTTTTAGCGGCATGCTTAAATTTTGTCTCCTGAAGGTTTGCAATATACATGTAGACAACAGCCACACGTTCCCACTTTATTGCTCTGCTTTAAACAGTGTCTCACCTATCCATGTTTGTCTCTTGTTTGTTTCGTCTACGTGCTTTATTGCCACTGTGAGCCTGCTGAAGAGAGGAAACATGTCACAATGATTACGCAGCCATCAGCTACTACGAGGGATGTAGGTAAGTACTTTCTTACTTGAGATAAAAACAATACTTAAGTACTACAAGTAAAatgatggatttaaaaaaaaaatactcaaaaaACTTTGTTAAAGTAACGAgagtaaatgtaatgttttactTCCACCCCTGGCTACTACACATATTCACATTACAGTTGGTAAGTCTTTGCAAAACTGTGCATAAATGAGAAATGCaacacatcacatcatcaaAAGAGGTAATACAGCAACAATGTGCAAATAGCTTGAGTGTCTGTGGGAACTTACTGAACGTTGGTGGGAGGGTTTGTCCAGAGTCGATGTCTGGGATTGGCTGGAGGGAGATGGACAGCATGCGGTTGTGCTGTTTTTAGGGGGCAGAGGTGGAGTGTTGAGGTGGGACCTGGGAACCTGGTAATCCAAACTTGAGAACTGTTGAGAGAAAATGTCGACTATGTGGCTTCTGAATTGGAGAGCATTACTTGACAAGAAACCTGAAGGAGTTGCATGTTGCAAACAAGTCTTGCATTgctagacctatctccacagcgctgtggagtaaggtctggctacaccacagatacattcttggttgtttgcatttctttccaGTTCCAGACGCAGcgatggtgcctctgcaaaatggtctcgggaaggaacttgttttggtggcacatttgcaccccgcaaaataaaatgccacataaaatattaaatgaagttaactgttcacacaatacagtaacgtgagctatttaaatgagctggatgcatggttaaacataatttgctcttaccagtgtatcgccgtgtgtacttcgtccacagcaatccctgCCAATCtatcccaaaacgtcccagttagatggtaaatgccgtaaacatattctttgtaaatctttataatcattccccgaaagaaccaagcaggcctgtcttAATGCACAATCctaattttcttcaaaacttgctaTTTTCAGCATGTGGTTTGCTAGTTCGAagtctgttgttgtttccctTATCGAAGGGATTttaagaacggcaacacacGGAGCGCGGAAGGTGAGGGGCATCCGGCGCGTGAACCATGCACttgatgtcaggctttatactggaaatgtacttccattgattAGGCTGGTAGCAAACAGATACAATTCCTGCTAAATTACTGAACTACAAGCATGTACTTATAGACTGAATGAGTTGCAGACAGAGACAAACGTtgggctaaatgctaatgtaCATATGCTCAAAATGACAATTCTAACAAGGTAATGTTTAACAGGTAATGTTGACTGGatttaccatcttagtttagcacatTAGCATTTCAGCATCTGCTAAGTGacagaaaacaaagaacagGTGAGCCTGATAGGAATGTCATtatttttgcaggtatttggtcataaaccaaagtattggacaagtTAAAATGTTGACTTGGtgatggtgctagatgaaaaggACCAAAACGGTTATTACATAGGGGACATGAATGTTTGTAccacatttcatggcaatccatccaatggtTGTTGGGacttttcactcaaaaccacaaatgtcaacctcatggtggtgctagaggaaaagtcagtggGTCAATAAAGTctgtaggattcatcctctgaaaACCACAAATAACTCCACCAAATTTCATGGGAATCCATTCAGTCTAGACCAAAGTGGTTTACCGACTGACAGACTGACATTGCCATCTGCTAGCGTGGctgaaattaaacaaaacaaatgatcaTACAGTACAAAGAAATGTATTCACACACCTTCCTCAGGGCAGCCAATTCCTTTACTATCAGTTCGATGTCCTCatggtcctcttcctcctccacatcgtcctcatcctcctcctcccacttACCGCTGCCAGGCAGGTAGGGCTCGACGAGGATGGACTCTGTTCCTCTGATGTCACAGCGACAGTATGGGCAGGTGTGGCCAGCTGACTTCTGCTAGATAGTTATCACAGCAGGTCATGGGCAGAGTAATGGAAACGCTATATGAATGTAGAGACCCATTGTCTATTGTTTATATCCCCACTCACTCTCTCAGTTCAGAAGATCAGCTGCTCCTGAGTGTGCCTAAAACTAAGCGGAAGCTCAGAGGAGACCGTGCCTTTGCTGTGTTGGCTCCTAAATTATGGAATGATCTGCCTCTGCACGTTAAACAGGCCtcttctttgtctgtttttaaatcccGTCTTAAAACCCATCTCTTCTATGTGGCCTTTGACACCTAGTAAGATGCTGACTTAATTTacttcttttaattatttagaTTGATTTCTTTTCATTGCGCagctattatttttattcatgtcatattgttatgtattttatttatgatgtcttatttattcttctgtacagcactttggtcaactttggttgttttaaagcgcttaacaaataaagttggattggattgTCACACATTGTCTTAAGAGCAGCTTTCTTTTGAAGTGTATGTAGTGGACTAGGTTGGACTTGTTTTCAAAGAATAAAGCCACCAGTTTTTCGAAAGATGAAGGAGGTGGAAAATACCAGGTTCAGTTTGGTAGATTGCGG
The DNA window shown above is from Perca fluviatilis chromosome 7, GENO_Pfluv_1.0, whole genome shotgun sequence and carries:
- the LOC120561674 gene encoding trypsin-like isoform X1 yields the protein MTLLALLLMIGAAAAVPREDGRIIGGQECEPHSRPFMASLNYGYHFCGGVLINNQWVLSVAHCWYNPYAMQIMLGEHDVRVFEGTEQLMKTKNIIWHPSYDYQTLDFDIMLIKLYHPVEVTEAVAPIPLPTACPMAGLPCSVSGWGYTAVNGELNLPVRLQCLDVPILDHQDCENAYPGMISSRMVCAGYMDGGRDACNGDSGSPLVCAGEVQGLVSWGQGCALPNYPGVYVKLCEFLSWIEDTMAANP
- the LOC120561674 gene encoding trypsin-like isoform X2, translated to MASLNYGYHFCGGVLINNQWVLSVAHCWYNPYAMQIMLGEHDVRVFEGTEQLMKTKNIIWHPSYDYQTLDFDIMLIKLYHPVEVTEAVAPIPLPTACPMAGLPCSVSGWGYTAVNGELNLPVRLQCLDVPILDHQDCENAYPGMISSRMVCAGYMDGGRDACNGDSGSPLVCAGEVQGLVSWGQGCALPNYPGVYVKLCEFLSWIEDTMAANP